In Pristiophorus japonicus isolate sPriJap1 unplaced genomic scaffold, sPriJap1.hap1 HAP1_SCAFFOLD_2546, whole genome shotgun sequence, the genomic window ATCTGAGAGAGATCATAGAGTATTCACAcctccccccccggctctctctctctctctctctctctctccccacaccggctctctctctctctctctctctctctctcctccccacaccggctctctctctctctctctctctctctctctctctcccccacaccgactctctctctctctctctctctcccccacaccggctctctctctctctctctctctctctctctccccacaccggctctctctctctctctctctctctctctctctctctctcccccacaccggctctctctctctctctctctctctctctctccccacaccggactctctctctctctctctctctctctctctctccccacaccggctctcgcaccctctctctccccacaccgtcccctctctctctctctccccacaccgtccctctctctctctctctctctcgctccctctctctctctctctctctctctcactcaccatgcAGCCTGGTGATTCCCCGCGGAGTTGAAACATTTTATTAATGCGAAGGCATCTCTGGCAATCCTCTGTGCTCCGTACTGTGACAGGGAGCAGCACCGGGAGAAGCTGGTGGCCTTTCCGTCCCCCTCCAGTCGCACCCCACCGACAGCTGCTTCCCCACGCGCTTGTTCTACAGACAGAACACAACATCTCCATCAGGGGCACATTCATTCACCCGATCCCGCACACTGACCTCAAGCTTACAGTCAGAGGCAGcgccacaggggcagtactgagggagtgccgcactgtcagaggggcagtactgagggagtgccgcactgtcggaggggcagtactgagggagtgctgcactgtcggagggcagtactgagggagtgctgcactgtcggaggggcagtgccgagggagtgccgcactgtcggaggggcagtactgagggagtgccgcactgtcagaggggcagtactgagggagtgccgcactgtcggaggggcagtactgagggagggccacactgtcggaggggcagtactgagggagtgccgcactgtcggaggggcagtactgagggagtgctgcactgtcggaggggcagtactgagggagcgctgcactgtcggaggggcagtactgagggagtgctgcactgtcggaggggcagtgccgagggagtgccgcactgtcggaggggcagtactgagggagtgccgtactgtcggagggaaggtactgagggagtgctgcactgtcggaggggcagtactgagggagtgccgcactgtcggagggggagtactgagggagcgccgcactgtcggaggggcagtactgagggagcgctgcatgcccatgcctgtttgtgggatcgtgctgtgtgctgtGTTGTACAGTGGAGGAGAAACTCACCTGCTCTCGGTCCTGGCTCAGTCTCTCCCCCAGCTCAGTGGCCAGCTGCAGGAGCCAGTGCTTCACCTGAAAAACAGGCGAGAGCGCGGGTCAGGCGGGATGATTCAGCAGTCGTTCACAAAGCCCTTGCTTCATTCCCCAACCCTCACACATCCGTCCCAACCACACTCACTGCTCCCCGCTCCCCACACTGCCATTGTACTCCATTGTACACCGCTCCCCCTCCGATCAGCTCCCCACACGTCTGCGCACTCAAACACGCGTGTGTGCACTCACTCACGCCCACGGAGCCGTGAGTGGTGATGTTCCTGGacgagtgatccagaggcctggactaatgagatGCGAGTCTAggttcaccacggcagctggggaatttaaatacagttcAATAAAGGAATTTTAAAAGCTACCAGCAGCAACGGTGACCATATAACgaacagattgtcgtaaaaacccatctggtttacttcattcggggaggaaatctgccgcccttacccggtctggcctacacgtgactccaggcccacagcaaagtggttgaccctgtgaaatggcccagcgagacatttGGTTGGTAAGGCTGTTCACCACCACTGgctcacggccgagtgttgcagactgacacaatccaaggtccaggagtacgtgctgagggatgcactaaaggttggtgcagtcgccccaaaggcacgatggggaagggccagagtttaaggcccttcctccacggtaaacccaggggctggaatcagaccccccctcggcctgtacttgttaatctgcttgtatacatcgagcaccatgtactgaaacacacctgtgttgtgccatgtatactgAAAGTCtcggcactgtttagtaacttgtaaagaaacgtAAATGTATTCTCGTCCGTTCCGTGTGCTGCCTTCACCTGCACAGTGCTACCTGTAACGTGATTTAGGGATTGTACCAAActctaccttgaaatgaaatgtacgccagtgctttgtatggaactgctgtcagcatccaaacaagtTGTATGGGATCGCTGCCCACAAGGTAcggagctattttccaatgtattgtgaaaattttataggaAGAGAgtttatttttgaaaaataaacagcgtctcgagggcaataaatgccggacctggccagcgatgctcacatcccgggaatgaataaaAAAGTTGCAGCGGTTCAGCAGTGGCCGGGGACGGACAGACTGTGGGCTCCTCCTGCTGTGTGTCTCAGGACCAGCCTCGGAGGCCCGTGGCCCactgagcccggggggggggggggcagcctgAGGCAGATTTGCTGATTCCCCGACACAGCCACTGCCAACCTGAAGTGTAACGGACAAGGCCCAGGGTGTGGACTCACTGACCCCACAGTGAACGCTCACcgaccgatcactgacccctcaccgacccctcactgacccctcaccgaccgatcactgacccctcaccgacccctcactgacccctcaccgaccgatcactgacccctcaccgacccctcactgacccctcaccgaccgatcactgacccctcaccgacccctcaccgaccgatcactgacccctcaccgaccgatcactgaccccacaGTGAACGCTCACcgaccgatcactgacccctcaccgacccctcactgacccctcaccgaccgatcactgacccctcaccgacccctcactgacccctcaccgaccgatcactgacccctcaccgacccctcactgacccctcaccgaccgatcactgacccctcaccgacccctcactgacccctcaccgaccgatcactgacccctcaccgacccctcactgacccctcaccgaccgatcactgacccctcaccgaccgatcactgacccctcaccgaccgatcactgacccctcaccgacccctcactgacccctcaccgaccgatcactgacccctcaccgaccgatcactgacccctcaccgaccgatcactgacccctcaccgaccgatcactgacccctcaccgaccgatcactgacccctcaccgaccgatcactgacccctcactgaccccacAGTGAACGCTCACCGACCGaccactgacccctcaccgaccgatcactgacccctcactgaccccacAGTGAACGCTCACCGACCGaccactgacccctcaccgaccccacaGTGAACGCTCACCGAccgatcaccgacccctcaccgaccgatcactgacccctcaccgaccccacaGTGAACGCTCACCGACCGaccactgacccctcaccgaccgatcactgacccctcaccgaccccacaGTGAACGCTCACcgaccgatcactgacccctcaccgaccgatcactgacccctcaccgaccgatcactgacccctcaccgaccgatcactgacccctcaccgaccgatcaccgaccgatcactgacccctcactgaccccacAGTGAACGCTCACCGAccgatcaccgacccctcaccgaccgatcactgacccctcaccgaccgatcactgacccctcaccgaccgatcaccgacccctcaccgaccgatcactgacccctcaccgaccccacaGTGAACGCTCACcgaccgatcactgacccctcaccgacccctcaccgaccgatcactgacccctcaccgaccgatcactgacccctcaccgaccgatcactgacccctcaccgaccgatcactgacccctcaccgaccgatcactgaccccacaTTGACCCCACAGTGAACACTCACCgaccgatcactgaccccacactgacccctcaccgactcCTCATTGACCCCACAGTGAACACTCACcgaccgatcactgacccctcactgaccccacAGTGAACACTCACcgaccgatcactgacccctcactgaccccacAGTGAACACTCACcgaccgatcactgacccctcaccgaccgatcactgacccctcaccgaccgatcactgacccctcaccgaccgatcaccgacccctcaccgaccgatcactgacccctcaccgaccccacaGTGAACGCTCACcgaccgatcactgacccctcaccgacccctcaccgaccgatcactgacccctcactgaccgatcactgacccctcactgaccccacAGTGAACGCTCACcgaccgatcactgacccctcaccgacccctcaccgaccgatcactgacccctcaccgaccgatcactgacccctcaccgaccgatcactgacccctcaccgaccgatcactgaccccacaTTGACCCCACAGTGAACACTCACCgaccgatcactgaccccacactgaccccacagtgACCCCTCACCGACTCCTCATTGACCCCACAGTGAACACTCACcgaccgatcactgacccctcactgaccccacAGTGAACACTCACcgaccgatcactgacccctcaccgaccccacaGTGAACACTCACcgaccgatcactgacccctcaccgaccgatcactgacccctcaccgaccgatcactgacccctcaccgaccgatcactgacccctcaccgaccgatcactgacccctcaccgaccgatcactgacccctcaccgaccccacaCTGAACACTCACCGactcctcactgacccctcaccgaccgatcactgacccctcaccgaccgatcactgacccctcaccgaccgatcactgacccctcaccgaccgatcactgacccctcaccgaccgatcactgacccctcaccgaccgatcactgacccctcaccgaccgatcactgacccctcaccgaccgatcactgacccctcaccgaccgatcactgacccctcaccgaccgatcACTGAACATTCACcgaccgatcactgacccctcaccgaccccacaCTGAACACTCACcgaccgatcactgacccctcactgacccctcaccgaccccacaCTGAACACTCACCGACTCCTCACTGAAcgctcactgacccctcactgaccccacAGTGAACACTCACcgaccgatcactgacccctcaccgaccccacactgaccccacagtgaacactcaccgaccgatcactgacccctcaccgacaccacactgaccgctcactgaccCCACACTGAACGCtcactgaccccacaccgaccccacactgaatgctcactgacccctcaccgaccccacactgactgctcactgaccgctcactgacccctcactgaccccacactgaccgctcactgaccACTCACAGacgccacactgaccgctcacagacccctcacaccccggggtgtggacacactgacccctcacaccccaGGGTTcggacacactgacccctcacaccccgggtgtggacacactgacccctcacacccc contains:
- the LOC139247080 gene encoding DNA polymerase eta-like isoform X2, yielding MGQLREFPESQLHTVFGEKTGSWLYDLCRGVEFEPVRSRQLPKSIGCGKTFPGNGALSTSEQVKHWLLQLATELGERLSQDREQNKRVGKQLSVGCDWRGTERPPASPGAAPCHSTEHRGLPEMPSH